A single genomic interval of Zingiber officinale cultivar Zhangliang unplaced genomic scaffold, Zo_v1.1 ctg150, whole genome shotgun sequence harbors:
- the LOC122036389 gene encoding zinc finger protein ZAT2-like: protein MASEAIAPSLLLVDLGVDSAAFRFPSHRRPLCFRFRRDFVLAGARIMPDGRSPIPTCPECGKSFPSNKSLYGHLRCHPERDYRGVNRPLAFQIDDYVDPEVVAGMLLLASPRSDLAGPDELESEQHAASSSQPSHQGIKKLRPEQNSAGASAAGERTYPCSLCFRVFSSHQALGGHTASHNKDKTTSNGEEADKEAATRKSAITEHKCRFCDVSFTSGQALGGHQRRHFKELSIQQAHDPAASPSTRSCEADEMGSNRASASCSESEEAVRKKHRVVMMDLDLNLEPSLE from the exons ATGGCGAGCGAAGCAAtcgctccttctcttctcctcgtCGATCTCGGCGTCGACTCAGCCGCCTTTAGGTTTCCTTCTCATCGCCGCCCACTCTGTTTTCGCTTCCGCCGAGATTTC GTATTGGCTGGAGCTCGGATCATGCCGGATGGCAGGAGCCCAATCCCAACCTGCCCCGAGTGCGGGAAGAGCTTCCCGTCGAACAAGTCTCTGTACGGCCACCTCCGGTGCCACCCGGAGCGAGATTACCGAGGCGTGAACCGGCCGCTGGCGTTCCAAATCGACGACTACGTCGACCCTGAAGTCGTCGCCGGCATGCTGCTTCTCGCTTCTCCAAGATCCGATCTTGCTGGTCCGGACGAGCTCGAATCGGAGCAACACGCGGCGTCGTCGAGTCAGCCAAGTCACCAGGGGATCAAAAAGCTCAGACCTGAACAAAATTCCGCCGGCGCATCTGCCGCAGGGGAGAGGACCTACCCATGCAGCCTCTGTTTCAGGGTCTTCTCTTCCCACCAAGCGCTCGGCGGGCACACGGCGAGCCATAACAAGGACAAGACGACCAGTAACGGTGAAGAAGCAGACAAGGAAGCAGCCACGAGGAAATCGGCGATCACCGAGCACAAGTGCAGATTCTGCGACGTGAGCTTCACGAGCGGGCAGGCTCTCGGCGGCCACCAGAGACGGCACTTCAAGGAGCTCTCGATCCAGCAGGCTCATGATCCAGCCGCGTCTCCGTCGACTCGGTCATGCGAAGCCGATGAGATGGGGAGCAACCGAGCTTCTGCTTCGTGTTCGGAGAGCGAGGAGGCAGTGAGGAAGAAGCATCGCGTGGTGATGATGGACCTGGACCTCAACCTGGAGCCCAGCCTGGAATGA